In a single window of the Papaver somniferum cultivar HN1 chromosome 8, ASM357369v1, whole genome shotgun sequence genome:
- the LOC113302148 gene encoding pentatricopeptide repeat-containing protein At5g38730-like, translated as MACSISHMKETHFIWGVFAVVVKGNWKDLVKPDISSSFTPTVMNKILVRLSEEGESLSWAFYKWAECIPHYKHSLHSNWTMIHILTNQKQFIIAQNLLESIARKDFLSSPSVLNSLISTQNDPNLNSHILSWLVLFYAQSKMIQDATQVFEQMRVNNLRPHLHACSALLNALVKARLTDTTWKTYKKMLLIGVVPNIHIFNVLIHACCNSGDVERADKLLNEMESKRILPDLFTYNTLISLFCKKGMHYEALAVQERMIREGITPDIITYNCLIYGFCRQGRMKEALRFLREIKSAEPNQITYTTLIDGYCRVNNLEEALRLREEMERKGLQLGIVTYNSILRKLCEEGNTKDANHLLNEMSDKKVEPNNITCNTLINAYCKKRDMVSACRFRIKMLEGGLTLDQFTYKALIHGFCNVQDMDRAKQLLFDMLDAGLSPSYSVYSWLVDGYCNQKNEDSVLKLPDELMERGFSVGIPVYRALIRRLCKREKIECAQNLFNLMEEKGISGDTIVYTSLAYAYLKARKMSAASDMLDSMGKRKLLVTPKLYESFSATYASDGDVLRLLWDEVVERGLVMKKVLNLML; from the exons ATGGCTTGTTCAATTTCTCATATGAAGGAGACACATTTTATTTGGGGTGTGTTTGCCGTTGTAGTGAAAGGAAATTGGAAAGATCTGGTGAAGCCTGATATTAGTTCTAGCTTCACACCCACAGTCATGAATAAGATTCTGGTTCGGCTTTCAGAAGAAGGGGAGTCTCTTTCATGGGCATTTTATAAATGGGCAGAATGCATTCCTCATTACAAGCATTCGTTGCATTCTAACTGGACTATGATTCATATCCTCACTAATCAAAAACAGTTCATAATTGCACAAAACTTGCTTGAGAGTATTGCTCGTAAGGATTTCCTTTCGTCTCCTTCAGTTTTAAATTCACTTATAAGCACCCAAAATGATCCCAATTTAAATTCACATATCTTGAGTTGGCTTGTACTTTTTTatgctcaatcaaagatgattcaAGATGCAACTCAAGTGTTTGAGCAAATGAGGGTTAACAATTTAAGACCTCATCTGCATGCTTGTTCTGCATTGTTGAATGCGTTGGTGAAGGCTAGACTCACTGATACAACATGGAAAACTTATAAGAAAATGCTTCTAATTGGGGTTGTTCCAAATATTCATATCTTCAATGTTCTGATCCATGCGTGTTGCAATTCGGGGGATGTGGAGAGAGCAGACAAATTATTGAACGAGATGGAATCGAAGCGTATTCTGCCTGATCTTTTCACTTACAACACATTGATCTCACTTTTCTGCAAGAAGGGAATGCACTATGAAGCTTTGGCTGTTCAAGAGAGAATGATAAGAGAAGGAATAACTCCTGATATTATTACATACAATTGTCTTATTTATGGATTCTGTAGACAAGGTAGAATGAAGGAGGCTTTGAGATTTCTAAGGGAAATTAAAAGCGCTGAGCCAAATCAGATAACATATACTACACTCATTGATGGTTATTGTCGAGTGAATAACCTCGAGGAAGCTTTAAGGTTGCGTGAAGAAATGGAGAGAAAGGGCCTGCAACTAGGAATTGTTACTTACAATTCAATCCTTAGGAAGCTGTGTGAAGAAGGAAACACGAAAGATGCAAATCATCTCTTGAATGAAATGAGTGACAAGAAAGTCGAACCTAATAATATCACCTGTAATACCTTGATTAATGCTTACTGCAAGAAACGAGATATGGTGTCTGCATGTAGATTTAGGATCAAAATGTTGGAAGGTGGATTGACCCTTGACCAATTTACGTACAAGGCTTTGATTCATGGATTCTGCAATGTCCAGGATATGGACAGAGCTAAACAGCTCCTTTTCGACATGCTTGATGCAG GATTATCACCAAGTTACAGTGTATATTCATGGCTGGTTGATGGTTACTGCAACCAAAAGAATGAAGATTCTGTCCTAAAACTCCCGGATGAGCTCATGGAAAGAGGCTTCTCTGTAGGTATTCCAGTTTACAGGGCGCTTATACGTAGGCTATGTAAGAGAGAGAAAATTGAATGTGCTCAAAATCTATTCAATCTTATGGAAGAGAAAGGAATATCTGGTGATACTATTGTTTACACTAGTCTGGCATATGCCTACTTAAAAGCTAGGAAAATGTCAGCGGCTTCTGATATGTTGGATAGCATGGGTAAGAGGAAATTATTGGTTACGCCTAAACTATACGAATCCTTCAGTGCTACTTATGCCAGCGATGGCGATGTCCTACGCCTACTATGGGATGAGGTTGTTGAAAGAGGCCTGGTCATGAAGAAAGTTCTCAACCTCATGCTATAA